One region of bacterium genomic DNA includes:
- a CDS encoding NAD-dependent epimerase/dehydratase family protein yields the protein MAKATVTGGAGFIGSNLVRELVAEGRQVTVIDDLSSGYRQNLESLPEIELIEASILEPEAVERSVVGADMVFHMAASVGNKRSSDHPILDSQINAIGTLQVLEAARKAGARKVVYTSSAGIFGEL from the coding sequence ATCGGCTCGAACCTGGTCCGCGAGCTGGTCGCCGAAGGGCGCCAGGTGACAGTCATCGACGATCTCTCGAGCGGCTATCGCCAAAACCTGGAGAGCCTGCCCGAGATCGAGCTCATCGAGGCCTCGATCCTCGAGCCGGAGGCCGTTGAGCGCTCCGTTGTCGGTGCCGACATGGTCTTTCACATGGCCGCTTCGGTCGGCAACAAGCGCTCGAGCGACCACCCGATCCTGGACTCGCAGATCAATGCCATCGGAACACTCCAGGTGCTCGAGGCGGCGCGCAAAGCCGGGGCGCGCAAGGTCGTCTACACGTCTTCAGCAGGAATCTTCGGCGAGCTCAT